From one Streptococcus oralis genomic stretch:
- the gap gene encoding type I glyceraldehyde-3-phosphate dehydrogenase gives MVVKVGINGFGRIGRLAFRRIQNVEGVEVTRINDLTDPVMLAHLLKYDTTQGRFDGTVEVKEGGFEVNGKFVKVSAERDPEQIDWATDGVEIVLEATGFFAKKAAAEKHLHAGGAKKVVITAPGGNDVKTVVFNTNHDILDGTETVISGASCTTNCLAPMAKALQDNFGVVEGLMTTIHAYTGDQMILDGPHRGGDLRRARAGAVNIVPNSTGAAKAIGLVIPELNGKLDGAAQRVPVPAGSVTELVAVLEKNVTVDEVNAAMKAASNESYGYTEDPIVSSDILGMSYGSLFDATQTKVLDVDGKQLVKVVSWYDNEMSYTSQLVRTLEYFAKIAK, from the coding sequence ATGGTAGTTAAAGTTGGTATTAACGGTTTCGGACGTATCGGTCGTCTTGCTTTCCGCCGTATCCAAAACGTAGAAGGTGTTGAAGTTACTCGCATCAACGACCTTACAGATCCAGTTATGCTTGCACACTTGTTGAAATACGACACAACTCAAGGTCGTTTCGACGGTACTGTAGAAGTTAAAGAAGGTGGATTTGAAGTTAACGGTAAATTCGTTAAAGTTTCTGCTGAACGTGATCCAGAACAAATCGACTGGGCTACTGACGGTGTAGAAATTGTTCTTGAAGCAACTGGTTTCTTTGCTAAGAAAGCAGCGGCTGAAAAACACTTGCACGCTGGAGGAGCTAAAAAAGTTGTTATCACTGCTCCTGGTGGAAACGATGTTAAAACAGTTGTATTTAACACTAACCACGACATTCTTGACGGTACTGAAACAGTTATCTCAGGTGCTTCATGTACTACAAACTGCTTGGCTCCAATGGCTAAAGCTCTTCAAGACAACTTCGGTGTTGTAGAAGGATTGATGACTACTATCCACGCTTACACTGGTGACCAAATGATCCTTGACGGACCACACCGTGGTGGTGACCTTCGCCGTGCTCGCGCTGGTGCAGTTAACATCGTTCCTAACTCAACTGGTGCTGCTAAAGCAATCGGTTTGGTTATTCCTGAATTGAACGGCAAATTGGATGGAGCTGCTCAACGTGTTCCTGTTCCAGCTGGTTCAGTAACTGAATTGGTAGCAGTTCTTGAAAAGAATGTTACTGTTGATGAAGTAAACGCAGCTATGAAAGCAGCTTCAAACGAATCATACGGTTACACAGAAGATCCAATCGTATCTTCAGATATCTTAGGTATGTCTTACGGTTCATTGTTCGATGCAACTCAAACTAAAGTTCTTGACGTTGACGGCAAACAATTGGTTAAAGTTGTTTCATGGTATGACAACGAAATGTCTTACACTTCACAACTTGTTCGTACTCTTGAATACTTCGCAAAAATCGCTAAATAA